A region from the Desmospora profundinema genome encodes:
- a CDS encoding DUF3891 family protein has protein sequence MILRKTDDGMDLIRQHDHGWVSGDFAEHWKERPPSSVRFAIRYHDVGWESLDRTTTWNPESGRPFTFVDHPMQEKIVAYRKGVDWVEERDSYAACLCSRHYASFFEKATDEMAIRFLQDEQKRQERLERKMDKETRSRLAPDLALLKLCDDLSLFLCFNPPGENRHPWYRDGFHYQGQRFYPHWEESHTLRLDPNPFSASFTVRIPYERLTEAGHVVTTGTDVVRIQTGEE, from the coding sequence ATGATCCTGCGGAAGACCGATGACGGGATGGATTTAATCCGGCAACATGATCACGGATGGGTATCCGGGGACTTTGCCGAGCATTGGAAGGAACGTCCCCCGTCCTCGGTTCGGTTTGCCATTCGTTATCACGATGTGGGATGGGAGAGTTTGGATCGGACCACCACATGGAATCCGGAGTCTGGCCGTCCCTTCACCTTTGTGGATCACCCGATGCAAGAAAAAATCGTTGCCTATCGGAAAGGGGTCGACTGGGTGGAGGAGCGGGACTCCTATGCAGCTTGCCTGTGCAGCCGCCATTATGCTTCCTTTTTTGAAAAGGCGACAGACGAGATGGCCATCCGGTTTCTCCAAGATGAGCAAAAGCGTCAGGAACGCTTGGAACGAAAGATGGATAAAGAGACTCGTTCCCGCTTGGCACCGGATTTGGCTTTGTTGAAATTGTGTGATGATCTCTCCCTGTTTCTCTGTTTTAACCCGCCCGGTGAAAATCGCCATCCCTGGTACCGGGACGGCTTTCACTATCAGGGGCAGCGCTTTTATCCCCATTGGGAGGAAAGCCATACCCTGCGTCTGGATCCCAATCCCTTCTCTGCTTCTTTCACCGTTCGCATCCCGTATGAACGTCTGACGGAGGCCGGTCATGTGGTGACCACCGGTACAGATGTCGTGAGGATCCAGACGGGGGAGGAGTAA
- a CDS encoding HAD family hydrolase — MRAVVFDFDGVILDTESHEYRSFQELYHAHGVELPAERWQEVIGSSDSTFDPYAHLEELVGRKLDFSALMDERRRSHLEGIARERELPGVVSVLDQARRLGWGVGLASSSNREWVEGHLTNLGLLDRFDVIRTREEVERSKPDPALYRLAVEGLGVEPGEAVALEDSPNGALAAKRAGLKCIIVPHAVTAGMAFCEVDDRLHSLEELDLEAFAARVAGATAADRP, encoded by the coding sequence ATGAGAGCGGTGGTGTTCGATTTCGATGGCGTCATTCTGGATACAGAGAGCCACGAATATAGAAGTTTTCAAGAATTGTACCATGCTCACGGCGTGGAGTTGCCGGCAGAACGCTGGCAAGAGGTGATCGGCAGCTCGGACAGTACATTTGATCCGTATGCCCATTTGGAGGAATTGGTGGGAAGGAAGCTGGACTTTTCAGCTCTGATGGATGAACGGCGCCGCAGTCACCTGGAGGGGATCGCCCGGGAGCGGGAGCTTCCCGGCGTGGTCTCCGTATTGGATCAGGCTCGTCGCTTGGGCTGGGGAGTGGGACTCGCCTCCAGTTCCAATCGGGAATGGGTGGAAGGACATCTGACCAACCTGGGACTGTTGGACCGTTTTGATGTGATTCGTACCCGGGAAGAGGTGGAACGTTCTAAGCCGGATCCGGCCTTGTATCGACTGGCGGTGGAGGGGTTGGGTGTGGAACCGGGAGAGGCGGTCGCCCTGGAGGATTCCCCCAATGGAGCCTTGGCTGCCAAAAGGGCCGGGTTGAAATGTATCATAGTGCCTCATGCGGTGACGGCGGGGATGGCCTTCTGCGAAGTGGATGATCGTCTCCACTCCCTGGAGGAGTTGGATTTGGAAGCATTTGCGGCGAGAGTGGCCGGCGCGACGGCTGCAGACCGGCCATGA
- a CDS encoding VOC family protein yields MKVIGFNHVTIRVSDLARSLTFYREVLGMELVHRGRTDAYLEWGEAWVCLIQLSSPRPHDPNALGVDHVAFSIADTDFPDAVRRLREAQVPLVRGPMERGGGQVVNFLDPDGNQLECYTSSLHERMKRWK; encoded by the coding sequence ATGAAAGTGATCGGGTTTAACCATGTGACGATCCGGGTGTCGGATTTGGCGCGCTCGCTTACTTTTTACCGGGAAGTGTTGGGGATGGAGCTGGTTCATCGGGGGCGGACGGATGCGTACTTGGAATGGGGGGAGGCTTGGGTCTGCCTGATTCAGCTCTCCTCCCCCCGTCCGCACGATCCGAACGCCCTCGGGGTGGACCATGTGGCCTTCTCCATCGCCGACACCGACTTTCCCGATGCCGTCCGCCGTCTACGGGAAGCACAGGTGCCCCTGGTACGGGGGCCGATGGAGCGGGGAGGAGGCCAAGTGGTCAATTTTCTCGACCCCGACGGCAACCAACTGGAATGTTACACCAGCAGTCTGCATGAACGGATGAAAAGATGGAAGTAA
- a CDS encoding TIGR01777 family oxidoreductase, translating to MRIAITGSSGLIGTALMRHLEARGDDVTRVIRRSTDQVEAKGVRWDPERGEVEAAGLEGQDALIHLAGENISAGRWTPRQKERILQSRTRGTALLADTLAALEQPPKVWLSASAIGYYGYRDPMEKVDESTSKGSGFLADVAKEWEHSTQAAQRAGIRVVHLRFGVVLSPQGGALAAMLPLFKGGLGGRIGTGKQMMSWVSLADVPPILMHVLEQEHLSGPVNVVSPHPVSNGEFTRVLGRVVKRPTMIPLPGFAARLILGEMADELLLQGCRVLPGKLEETGYRFRHPELEPALRSLLDG from the coding sequence ATGCGCATTGCCATTACAGGCTCGTCCGGGTTGATCGGAACCGCCCTTATGCGGCATCTGGAAGCACGGGGAGATGACGTGACGCGGGTGATTCGCCGTTCCACCGATCAGGTGGAGGCAAAAGGAGTACGTTGGGACCCGGAGCGGGGAGAAGTGGAGGCGGCCGGATTGGAGGGGCAGGACGCCCTCATTCATTTGGCGGGGGAAAATATATCCGCAGGCCGTTGGACCCCTCGGCAAAAGGAGCGGATTTTGCAGAGCCGCACACGGGGGACGGCCCTGCTGGCCGATACGTTGGCCGCATTGGAACAACCGCCCAAGGTATGGCTCAGTGCTTCTGCCATCGGCTACTACGGGTACCGGGACCCGATGGAAAAAGTGGATGAAAGCACTTCTAAGGGGAGCGGCTTTTTGGCCGATGTGGCAAAAGAGTGGGAGCATTCCACACAAGCGGCACAACGGGCGGGGATCCGGGTGGTCCACCTTCGTTTCGGGGTGGTTCTCAGCCCGCAGGGAGGTGCTCTGGCTGCCATGCTGCCTCTGTTTAAAGGGGGGCTGGGAGGGCGGATCGGAACGGGAAAGCAAATGATGAGCTGGGTTTCTCTGGCGGACGTCCCTCCGATTCTTATGCATGTTTTGGAACAGGAACACCTCAGCGGCCCGGTCAATGTTGTCTCTCCCCACCCGGTATCCAATGGCGAGTTCACACGGGTCCTGGGCCGAGTGGTGAAGCGGCCAACGATGATTCCCCTGCCGGGATTTGCCGCGCGTCTGATCCTGGGAGAGATGGCGGATGAGTTGCTGTTGCAGGGGTGCCGGGTTCTCCCGGGAAAGCTGGAGGAGACGGGTTACCGTTTTCGGCATCCGGAGTTGGAACCGGCCCTTCGCTCCTTGCTGGATGGATAG
- a CDS encoding YbgA family protein, producing the protein MEWQPDQSPIRIGISSCLLGERVRYNGAHKRDRFIVDSLGSHVEWVPVCPEVELGMGVPREPIRLEADPDRPSHPRLMGIQSRQDWTDDMAALAERRAKVWEREPLSGYIWKKGSPSCGMDRIPIHGTGKGGDEKQGRGLFASALMERFPLLPVVDEEKLKDPDMLSRFIGAVAARHRWLRLLASNPGPPDLLAFHRRHEMALSAHSPDALPRLDRLASGVDALTWEECLTRYETGLMEAMWTPATPDKHAKVMQAMVERLEATLDPADREELRACVEAYHRGWLPLAVPLTLLRHHVRRNPDGWAEKQTYLSPLAIEWKWK; encoded by the coding sequence ATGGAGTGGCAGCCGGATCAGTCCCCGATCCGGATCGGAATCAGCAGTTGTCTGCTGGGGGAGCGGGTGCGCTACAACGGGGCTCACAAACGGGATCGATTCATCGTGGATTCTTTGGGAAGTCATGTGGAGTGGGTGCCTGTTTGCCCGGAGGTGGAACTGGGGATGGGGGTTCCCCGGGAACCCATCCGTTTGGAAGCGGATCCGGACCGCCCGAGCCACCCCCGCCTGATGGGGATCCAATCCAGACAGGACTGGACTGACGACATGGCAGCATTGGCGGAACGACGGGCGAAAGTGTGGGAGCGGGAACCGTTGAGCGGGTACATATGGAAGAAAGGCTCCCCCTCTTGCGGGATGGACCGCATCCCGATTCACGGAACCGGGAAAGGGGGGGACGAAAAACAGGGGCGAGGTTTGTTTGCATCTGCCCTGATGGAACGGTTCCCGCTCTTGCCGGTGGTGGACGAGGAAAAGCTGAAGGATCCCGACATGCTCAGCCGGTTCATCGGAGCAGTGGCCGCCCGTCACCGCTGGTTGCGCCTGCTGGCATCCAATCCCGGTCCTCCCGATTTGCTTGCGTTTCACCGCCGTCATGAGATGGCGCTGTCGGCACACTCTCCCGATGCCTTGCCCCGGTTGGACCGGTTGGCGTCGGGAGTGGACGCACTCACCTGGGAGGAGTGCTTGACCCGGTATGAGACCGGCTTGATGGAAGCGATGTGGACACCGGCCACTCCTGACAAACACGCCAAGGTGATGCAGGCCATGGTTGAGCGGCTTGAAGCAACGCTGGATCCCGCTGATCGGGAGGAATTGCGAGCATGCGTGGAAGCCTATCACCGAGGATGGCTTCCGCTAGCGGTTCCGTTGACCCTGTTGCGCCACCATGTCCGGCGAAATCCCGACGGGTGGGCGGAGAAACAGACCTATTTAAGTCCTCTGGCAATAGAATGGAAGTGGAAATAA
- a CDS encoding inositol monophosphatase family protein, producing MLEEEWVEAERTAVLAVREAGALARKQFGTRMIVREKGESGDLVTEVDEAADRLIVDAIRSRFPHHGIRSEEQGTVSRDSEWNWLVDPLDGTNNYALGIPLYGVCVTLVHQGVPVLGVIHDSHLEQTYVARKGRGATVDGQPLHLGPPRREPQRMTVSWIQGHHVQTDPEAKRLFYTLDRGFKRTLRTWSPALIWCMAARGDLDGIVLYDSEGEDLYAGVLMMQEAGGCVMDFDGHPFSGICREPYLIACHPDNRPLWLDWIQQAREGRVTGV from the coding sequence TTGTTGGAAGAAGAGTGGGTGGAGGCCGAACGGACGGCGGTTCTCGCGGTGCGGGAAGCGGGGGCTTTAGCCCGAAAGCAATTTGGCACCCGGATGATCGTCCGGGAAAAAGGAGAGAGCGGGGATCTGGTAACGGAAGTGGATGAAGCGGCAGATCGATTGATCGTCGATGCGATCCGAAGCCGGTTTCCCCACCATGGCATACGGAGTGAGGAACAAGGAACCGTATCGAGGGACAGCGAATGGAACTGGTTGGTGGATCCCCTGGACGGGACCAACAATTATGCATTGGGGATTCCTCTTTACGGTGTTTGTGTGACGCTGGTACATCAGGGGGTGCCGGTGCTGGGGGTGATCCACGACTCCCACCTGGAACAAACCTATGTGGCCCGCAAAGGAAGGGGCGCCACTGTCGACGGTCAACCGCTGCATCTGGGGCCGCCCCGGCGGGAACCGCAGCGGATGACGGTAAGCTGGATCCAGGGTCATCATGTGCAGACCGATCCCGAGGCGAAGCGGCTGTTCTACACCCTGGACAGAGGGTTTAAACGGACGCTGCGCACGTGGTCGCCGGCCTTGATCTGGTGTATGGCTGCCCGCGGGGATCTGGACGGAATCGTGTTGTACGATTCCGAGGGGGAGGATCTGTACGCCGGGGTTTTGATGATGCAGGAGGCCGGCGGATGTGTGATGGATTTTGACGGCCATCCGTTCTCCGGCATCTGCCGCGAACCCTACCTGATCGCCTGCCACCCGGACAATCGCCCCCTCTGGCTCGACTGGATTCAACAAGCCCGCGAAGGGAGGGTGACGGGTGTTTGA
- a CDS encoding GNAT family N-acetyltransferase encodes MFEKPVDDETALKLLERHHGEDLFRLVDANRKRLRPWMGWVETTREPADSDAFIRDALKGFAEGTCIHFGIWHRGKLAGVVGPHTIQAMNESAEIGYWIGREAEGHGILTRSCIAVIDYLVDIRGLNRIEARCAVSNHRSRRVMERLGMQHEGTLCQSVKLPHGFEDTRVYAVLAAEWRERRKRD; translated from the coding sequence GTGTTTGAGAAACCCGTCGACGACGAAACCGCGTTAAAGCTGCTGGAGAGACATCACGGGGAGGATTTGTTCCGATTGGTGGATGCCAACCGAAAACGGCTCCGTCCTTGGATGGGATGGGTGGAAACCACTCGGGAACCGGCAGACAGCGACGCCTTTATCCGCGATGCACTCAAAGGATTTGCCGAGGGTACCTGTATTCATTTTGGGATCTGGCACCGGGGGAAGTTGGCGGGAGTAGTCGGCCCCCATACGATTCAAGCAATGAATGAGAGCGCGGAGATCGGTTATTGGATCGGCAGGGAGGCGGAAGGGCACGGCATCCTTACCCGCTCGTGCATCGCCGTCATCGATTATCTGGTGGATATAAGAGGACTGAACCGAATCGAGGCCCGCTGTGCCGTATCCAACCATCGCAGTCGGCGGGTGATGGAGCGGTTAGGCATGCAGCATGAAGGGACATTGTGCCAAAGCGTAAAGCTTCCTCATGGATTTGAGGATACGCGGGTATATGCTGTCTTGGCAGCGGAGTGGCGAGAGAGGAGGAAGCGGGATTGA
- a CDS encoding GNAT family N-acetyltransferase — protein sequence MIRLEPLAPADWKRLVEWTDSPEFLLQWAGPQFRFPLDEEQIKAHVEEGAGIRRNFKAVLQDSGEMAGHVELNHINLENRSATVSRVLLDPHRRGGGLGAAMVEEAVRIGFEGLGLHRLDLYVFDFNRSAIACYEKVGFRREGVLRHARRMGDEYWNLCVMGLLEDEWRGL from the coding sequence TTGATTCGCTTAGAGCCCTTGGCCCCGGCAGATTGGAAGCGGTTGGTGGAATGGACCGATTCACCGGAGTTTCTCCTGCAATGGGCTGGACCGCAGTTTCGGTTTCCGCTGGATGAGGAACAAATCAAGGCGCATGTGGAAGAAGGAGCCGGCATTCGCCGCAACTTTAAAGCGGTTCTGCAGGACAGCGGGGAGATGGCAGGGCATGTGGAGCTAAACCATATCAACTTGGAAAACCGTTCGGCAACAGTCTCCCGTGTGTTATTGGATCCGCATCGGCGCGGCGGCGGCTTGGGAGCCGCGATGGTGGAGGAAGCGGTGCGCATCGGTTTCGAGGGATTAGGCCTGCATCGATTGGATTTGTATGTATTCGATTTTAACCGTTCCGCCATCGCCTGTTATGAAAAGGTCGGGTTTCGTCGGGAAGGTGTGCTCCGTCATGCCCGCAGGATGGGGGATGAATATTGGAACCTGTGTGTGATGGGGCTGTTGGAGGATGAGTGGAGAGGATTGTGA
- a CDS encoding DUF421 domain-containing protein gives MSDIGTYLHVFYQTALAFVTIMVLTIILGKQQMAEMTFFEYVNGITFGSIAGTLASDIDQKTSYHFVGLVIFGLLTLAASLVALKSRRGRKLLEGEPVIVVRDGRILEENMKKVRYTVGELMELLRKKDVFDVSQVQFAIIENDGSISVMKKPQYQQPTFQNPSTMPKAADVPVELIVDGQVIYENLRGIGRTGKWLMDKIKKKHDVDSFQEVFYALQESDGTLYVDLREDKQKKNG, from the coding sequence GTGTCGGATATCGGTACCTATTTGCACGTTTTTTATCAAACCGCACTCGCTTTTGTCACCATCATGGTGCTGACCATCATACTGGGGAAGCAGCAGATGGCGGAGATGACGTTTTTTGAATATGTCAACGGGATCACGTTTGGTTCGATTGCAGGAACTTTGGCGTCGGATATCGACCAAAAAACCTCCTATCATTTTGTGGGGCTGGTCATATTCGGCTTATTGACTTTGGCTGCCTCTTTGGTTGCCTTGAAGAGCCGGCGGGGGAGAAAATTACTGGAAGGAGAGCCCGTGATTGTGGTGAGGGATGGCCGTATTTTGGAAGAGAATATGAAGAAAGTCCGCTACACTGTAGGCGAACTTATGGAGCTGCTTCGGAAGAAAGACGTTTTCGATGTTTCCCAGGTCCAGTTCGCCATCATCGAAAATGACGGCTCCATTTCTGTCATGAAGAAACCACAATACCAGCAGCCCACATTCCAAAATCCGTCTACAATGCCTAAGGCGGCTGACGTCCCGGTGGAATTGATAGTGGACGGGCAAGTGATCTATGAGAATCTGCGCGGCATCGGTCGAACGGGGAAATGGTTGATGGACAAAATTAAGAAAAAACATGACGTTGATTCTTTCCAAGAGGTTTTTTATGCACTACAGGAAAGCGACGGGACGCTGTATGTGGACCTCCGAGAAGATAAGCAGAAGAAGAACGGATAA
- a CDS encoding DUF421 domain-containing protein: MGMLGYSLKVIVLFVMAILALRFMGKSTLAQVTPHDLMAIVIIAALATKPILVDDFWKAMLAIFLVAGIHVVFAKLTLYKWTNRWIIGEPSILVKNGQILKQNLRRCEISLSELLADIRSKGFPDIREVRYAILEPTGTISVLPQDDLYPVTPKDLKMDVPHRGMAISLVVDGQIQKNNLNMIGKDVPWLKRELQRKKIEDVRQVLYAATLEHKPDVFVYTADSSPD; encoded by the coding sequence ATGGGGATGCTCGGATACAGTCTCAAAGTGATTGTTTTGTTTGTCATGGCCATCCTGGCGCTGCGGTTTATGGGAAAATCGACGCTGGCGCAAGTGACCCCCCATGACCTGATGGCGATTGTCATCATCGCAGCTCTCGCTACCAAACCGATTTTGGTGGATGATTTCTGGAAAGCGATGCTGGCCATTTTTTTGGTGGCCGGTATTCATGTTGTTTTCGCCAAGCTGACCCTGTATAAGTGGACCAATCGCTGGATTATTGGGGAGCCGTCGATCTTGGTCAAGAACGGACAAATCCTGAAACAGAACCTCCGCCGCTGTGAAATCTCGTTGTCTGAATTGCTGGCGGATATTCGTTCCAAGGGATTTCCGGACATTCGCGAAGTCCGATATGCCATCTTGGAGCCGACTGGAACGATCAGTGTGTTGCCGCAGGATGATCTCTATCCGGTTACCCCAAAAGATCTGAAGATGGATGTCCCTCACCGGGGGATGGCGATTTCCCTGGTGGTAGACGGCCAGATCCAGAAAAACAACCTCAACATGATCGGCAAGGATGTTCCCTGGTTGAAAAGGGAACTTCAGCGAAAAAAAATTGAGGATGTCCGCCAGGTGCTGTACGCTGCCACCTTGGAACATAAGCCGGATGTATTTGTTTACACGGCGGACTCCTCTCCAGATTAG
- a CDS encoding choice-of-anchor I family protein, with the protein MNKWIGTIAVVTAISLTLPAVHPTAAKSHPRDPATQGTEALKLDLLARYDSGAGMDRGGAEIVAIDSRHQRVYSVNGDAKAVDVLDLSALSGGQTQWKKSKRISLDSFDLGDFQPGDVTSVTVHPDGKWVAAAVPADPQTDDGIVVILDADGHYLNHVQVGALPDMVTVTPDGTRILSANEGESNDDYTIDPEGSVSIIDVSKGVNQATVTTVGFGDLKPSQVDKDVRVFGKGASFAQDMEPEYIQVTPDGNTAYVALQENNAIAKLNLKEERFERVYGLGVQDHSVQGNELDASDRDGRIHIRNWPVLGLYQPDGFDLFQAKGKTYLITANEGDARGYKGFSEEARVKDLVHPDKAGAKIRLNAKHYEGFNQQELDRMMEEGLLEDDQLGRLRVSAVEGKKDGVYEALYSFGSRSFSIWEVKGDKLKQVYDSGSDFERIIADVLPEHFNSNHRETSFDTRSDDKGPEPESAVVGQVGDRLYAFIGLERVGGVMVYDVTQPNTPHFVTYFNSRDFSVQTGDVQPGDSVTEAGDLGPEGLAFLPADQSPTGDAILLVANEVSGTVAAISIKERK; encoded by the coding sequence GTGAACAAATGGATTGGGACCATCGCGGTGGTGACGGCGATCAGTCTGACGCTGCCAGCCGTCCATCCGACAGCAGCCAAATCCCATCCCCGTGATCCAGCGACACAGGGGACGGAAGCATTGAAGCTGGACTTGCTGGCCCGTTATGACAGCGGTGCCGGAATGGATCGGGGCGGAGCGGAGATCGTGGCGATCGACTCCCGCCATCAGCGGGTTTACTCTGTCAACGGAGACGCCAAGGCGGTGGATGTGTTGGATTTGTCCGCATTATCCGGAGGGCAGACCCAGTGGAAAAAAAGCAAGCGGATCTCATTGGATTCTTTTGATCTGGGCGATTTTCAACCCGGTGACGTCACCAGTGTAACTGTCCATCCGGATGGAAAATGGGTGGCTGCCGCCGTGCCGGCAGATCCCCAAACCGATGACGGCATCGTGGTGATCCTGGATGCAGACGGCCATTATCTGAATCATGTCCAGGTGGGCGCCTTGCCCGACATGGTGACAGTCACTCCGGATGGAACACGGATCCTGTCTGCCAACGAAGGCGAGTCTAATGATGATTACACCATCGATCCGGAAGGGTCCGTCTCCATCATCGACGTTTCCAAAGGCGTCAACCAAGCGACGGTCACCACGGTAGGCTTCGGCGACCTGAAACCGTCACAGGTGGACAAGGATGTCCGGGTTTTCGGCAAGGGGGCTTCGTTTGCCCAAGACATGGAGCCGGAGTACATTCAAGTAACACCGGACGGAAACACTGCTTACGTGGCGTTACAGGAAAACAACGCCATTGCCAAGCTGAATCTGAAAGAAGAAAGATTTGAGCGGGTGTACGGACTGGGCGTACAGGACCACTCCGTCCAGGGGAATGAGCTGGACGCCTCCGACAGGGACGGGCGCATCCACATCCGCAACTGGCCGGTGTTGGGCCTGTACCAACCGGATGGCTTCGACTTGTTCCAGGCAAAAGGAAAAACCTACCTAATCACCGCCAATGAAGGGGACGCCCGGGGTTACAAGGGTTTCTCTGAAGAAGCCCGGGTGAAAGACCTGGTCCACCCGGACAAGGCGGGGGCGAAAATCCGCCTGAACGCCAAGCACTACGAGGGTTTCAACCAGCAGGAGCTGGACCGGATGATGGAAGAGGGGCTGCTCGAGGATGATCAGTTGGGACGACTCAGGGTCAGTGCCGTGGAGGGGAAAAAAGACGGCGTTTATGAAGCGCTCTACAGCTTTGGCTCCCGCTCCTTCTCCATCTGGGAAGTAAAAGGGGACAAGCTGAAACAGGTATACGACAGCGGCAGTGACTTTGAACGCATCATCGCCGACGTCCTTCCCGAACACTTTAACTCCAACCACCGTGAAACCTCATTTGACACCCGCAGCGACGACAAAGGACCGGAGCCGGAATCCGCCGTGGTCGGCCAAGTGGGAGACAGACTTTACGCTTTCATCGGACTGGAACGGGTGGGCGGGGTCATGGTCTACGATGTGACCCAACCCAACACCCCTCACTTTGTCACCTATTTCAACAGCCGTGACTTTTCCGTCCAGACTGGCGACGTTCAACCAGGGGATTCGGTCACGGAAGCGGGTGACCTCGGCCCCGAAGGGCTCGCCTTTCTCCCCGCCGACCAAAGTCCCACCGGCGATGCGATCCTCCTGGTAGCCAACGAAGTCTCCGGCACCGTCGCCGCCATTTCCATTAAAGAGAGAAAGTGA
- a CDS encoding tRNA(His) guanylyltransferase Thg1 family protein, whose translation MDSLGTRMKGYEHTFRHFLPKRMPVIIRVDGRAFHTYTEGMERPFDERLHRAMTAVARDRCENIMGCKLAYVQSDEISLLLTNYEKLTTQSWFNNNIQKMVSVSASMATARFNDQMYPITGKLATFDSRIFALPKEEVTNYFYWRQADVTKNSIQMVARAHFTHEECSGLTNNQLQEKLFTEKGVNWNDFPTHFKRGACGVRQIPVTPAFVMGKNACQNNRIGLRTMRSPYLHKTGII comes from the coding sequence ATGGACTCACTGGGGACACGCATGAAAGGATACGAGCATACTTTTCGCCATTTTCTTCCCAAGCGTATGCCTGTGATTATCAGGGTGGACGGCCGGGCTTTTCATACATACACGGAAGGAATGGAGCGTCCTTTTGATGAGCGATTACATCGAGCCATGACAGCCGTTGCCCGTGATCGGTGTGAAAACATCATGGGCTGCAAATTGGCCTATGTTCAAAGCGATGAGATCTCACTATTGCTGACCAACTATGAAAAACTTACCACGCAGTCTTGGTTTAATAACAACATCCAAAAGATGGTCAGTGTCTCCGCCAGTATGGCTACCGCCCGTTTTAATGACCAGATGTATCCGATTACAGGTAAGTTGGCTACGTTTGATTCTCGAATCTTTGCCCTTCCGAAAGAAGAGGTGACCAACTATTTTTATTGGCGTCAAGCAGATGTCACAAAAAACAGCATCCAGATGGTGGCCCGTGCCCATTTTACCCATGAAGAATGTTCGGGCTTGACCAACAATCAGCTGCAAGAAAAACTGTTCACTGAGAAGGGTGTGAATTGGAATGACTTTCCTACCCATTTTAAACGCGGAGCTTGCGGTGTTCGCCAAATCCCCGTCACACCCGCCTTCGTCATGGGCAAAAACGCGTGCCAGAACAATCGGATTGGATTACGGACTATGAGATCCCCCTATTTACACAAAACAGGAATTATATAG
- a CDS encoding YwaF family protein: MAYYFDSDASLFPFVLFSGTHLITLLVLGLITFLFFRTLPRMKGTKLESVIRFGLIGIILLSEISWHLWNVRNGQWTLQYSLPLQLCSITLLLSAVLLFTRSIRLFPFVYFCGLAGALQALLTPVLEFSYPHFRFFQFFIAHGAILWVILYMIRVEGFRVQLRSIFPVLLQLNGLALLAGVVNVMTGGNYMFISGKPDYPSLLDWLGPWPWYLVSLQVVAVGMFVLLWLPFARRGEGVDIGWDQGE, encoded by the coding sequence ATGGCATACTATTTTGATTCGGATGCTTCCTTATTTCCCTTCGTTCTTTTTTCCGGAACACACCTGATCACCTTGCTGGTGCTGGGACTCATCACTTTCCTCTTTTTTCGCACCCTCCCTCGGATGAAAGGAACAAAGCTGGAATCGGTTATCCGATTTGGCCTCATCGGAATCATCCTTCTATCGGAAATCAGCTGGCATCTTTGGAATGTGCGGAACGGCCAATGGACCCTTCAATACAGCTTGCCCCTGCAATTATGCAGTATCACCTTGCTATTGTCGGCGGTGCTGCTCTTCACCCGAAGCATTCGTCTTTTTCCCTTCGTCTACTTTTGCGGATTGGCAGGGGCTCTCCAGGCTCTGCTGACACCAGTGCTGGAGTTCTCGTATCCGCATTTTCGATTTTTTCAATTCTTCATCGCCCATGGTGCCATCTTATGGGTGATTTTGTACATGATCCGTGTAGAAGGCTTCCGGGTCCAATTGCGCTCCATTTTTCCGGTTCTGTTGCAGTTAAATGGCCTCGCCTTGCTGGCAGGAGTGGTGAATGTCATGACGGGCGGTAACTACATGTTTATAAGCGGGAAGCCGGATTATCCGTCGTTGCTCGATTGGTTAGGCCCGTGGCCATGGTATTTGGTTTCGTTGCAAGTGGTGGCGGTGGGGATGTTTGTGTTGTTGTGGTTGCCTTTTGCTAGGAGAGGAGAGGGGGTTGATATTGGATGGGACCAAGGGGAATAA